The BD1-7 clade bacterium DNA window TCGAGTAGCCTTCGCCATTCAGCTGTTTCTCTCTCCACAATTTAACATCCAAACCCTTCGTGAAAAGCCTTTGTTATCCGTTGGCAAACACAAAGCTGCTTTGGATAGATTACAGTCGCACCAGCGTGACAATGCAGCAAATAGCGTCGTACACACTGTTCCGGCGACTCGACCGGCTTGAGCTCCGACAGGTTAAACGCAGGCCGAAGCTGTTTGGGTTAATAATAAAACCTCGAGCTGAATTGCGTGCTGGAATGATGGTTCGAAGAGACGCTGGCAATGCTTAACTTAGTGCCATTCAGCTCTGACCCCTTGATCGCCTTGATCGTCTCGATTCTCCCTGCATCGGCCGAAGCCGATGGTTGGCAATTGTCATGTGCTGGCGACGCCTTGTTTTAGCTCGCCCCTACTTGTAGGCGGCATTGAGGGTCTGGTCGGCTCCGAAGCTGCCGCTGCCACGCAGGGCTAATCCAATGCTGATCACTAACAGAGCCAAAGCAAATTCGTAGCCGTTGTTGGCCATGAACAAACCGTTCTCTAGGTGAACACTGACGATAGCGACGACCATAGTAACGGCCAGTACAGCGGCGGCGGGGCGAACCAACAGACCGAAGATTAACAACAGGCCGCCGAAGAACTCAGCGCTGCCGGCCAGAGTGGCCATCAGCAGGCTAGGCTCGATACCTATGGATGCCATCCAGCCAGCGGTGCCCTCCAAGCCATAACCGCCAAACCAGCCGAATAGTTTCTGAGCGCCGTGGGCAGCGAAGATAGAGCCAGCACCAACGCGAATTGGAAGCGTATCGATACCTTGAGTGCTTGCTGTTACGGTGTTTAATAGATTTTTCATGATGTTCTCCAGAACTGTGTTGAGTTGATGGAGGCCATTCTAGAGAAACCGACCAATAGGAATAACCGGGTTAATCAGTTTAGAACGTTCTAAAATTCAGAATAATAAGGGTTGTCGCGGCTACGCGCAATCCGATCACCCTTGAAACCCAGGTCATACTCGATGCCATCGGCCCGGCAGCTTCGCCAAGGGGGCACGGGGGCAGAGTGATTGATCGTTTGCGAATCAATTCATTAACGGGTGGTTTCAACAACGCTGCCCCTTGGTCTTTGATTCCTCAATCTGGATCGATCGGCGCTACGGCGATCGTGGTGGTAGATCAAATGATGGTTGACGTTTCACCCAGTGATAACATCCACTAAAATAGCGCCCGTATTCCCACGTTATTCAAATAGAGCGTTTGCAGATGAACACCGATCAGCGCAGTCTCTTGCAATACCACCGACGAATCACCTCGGCGATGGATCATATCCAAACGCATATCAACAACGCCACCGATAACGGTTTGCAGTTGGATGCAGTCGCAAATGCCGCTTGCATGTCGCCGTTCCATTTCCACAAGATTTTTAAATCAGTCGTCGGTGAAACGGTTGCAGACTATATAAGAAGGCTCAAACTAGAGCGGGCAGCAGGATTGTTCTTCTATTTTAAGCAAGCCAGCGTCACTGATGTTGCAATTACGTTAGGCTTTTCAAGCTCTCAAAATCTCGCAAAGTCATTCAAAAATGAATTTGCGATGACGCCATCTGATATCAAAGCGCTGGCCGATGTCGATCATCTGATGCACCTTATTCAGTATCATCGCAAGAATGGAAACGCCACAACTGAGCAATTTTCATATTCTGACACTTCACATGTTACCCGATGGAAGTCCATGAATATGAAATCAGCAATGCGCGATTGTAGCCAAGACACATTGAATAAACTTGGCCCGCTTCAACTGTTTGATTTACCCGCTAGGCAGGTAATTTACCATCGCCTTATTGGGCCTTACGGCGATGGTTTACAAGCTG harbors:
- the mhqP_2 gene encoding Putative oxidoreductase MhqP; translation: MKNLLNTVTASTQGIDTLPIRVGAGSIFAAHGAQKLFGWFGGYGLEGTAGWMASIGIEPSLLMATLAGSAEFFGGLLLIFGLLVRPAAAVLAVTMVVAIVSVHLENGLFMANNGYEFALALLVISIGLALRGSGSFGADQTLNAAYK
- the tetD gene encoding Transposon Tn10 TetD protein, which gives rise to MNTDQRSLLQYHRRITSAMDHIQTHINNATDNGLQLDAVANAACMSPFHFHKIFKSVVGETVADYIRRLKLERAAGLFFYFKQASVTDVAITLGFSSSQNLAKSFKNEFAMTPSDIKALADVDHLMHLIQYHRKNGNATTEQFSYSDTSHVTRWKSMNMKSAMRDCSQDTLNKLGPLQLFDLPARQVIYHRLIGPYGDGLQAASADLQAFCARNGIAVENPVVINWDNPSITEPAQCRTDVCLTLMGDCPSPSPYNTQTIAPQTHAIMRGLFDFSFDYGSVWQQLFNSLFSQGMTPADKPCYKVMHLKNSDPAKGIFDVSFCQAVETV